ATGCAGGTTTTTATCAACATCATTGGGAGACGGTTGGGGGCGTTGTTATTGGTATGGTGAAATCTTTTTTTTGTTCAGGCAGAATGTTGAAGGATTTGAATCACACTAATATTGTGCTTATTCCTAAAGTGGATCATCCCACGAAGATGTCTCATTTTCGGTCGATTTCGCTGTGCAATGTGGTGTATAAAGTAATTTCTAAAGTACTTACGAATAGACTAAAAAGGTTCTCCCTAAAGTTATCAGTCCTAATCAATCAGCGTTTGTGGCTGGAAGGCAAATTTCTGATAATATTTTAGTAGTACATGAACTTCTACACTCTATGCAACATGAGAATGAGGAGGGTTTGGATTTTATGGCGCTCAAACTGGATATGGCAAAAGCCTACGATTGGGTTGAATGGTCTTTTTTGAATGCTATGATGCATAAGTTGGGTTTTGGAGATGTGTTTTGCAACTGGGTGATGGAGTGTGTTCAAACTGTGTCTTATAGCGTGGTGATGAATGGAGAGATAACAGGTTATATAACGCCTAGGAGAGGCATTCGGCAAGGTGACCCATTATCACCTTTTTTATTCCTTATATGTGCCGAAGGTTTTTCCTCTCTAATCCATAATGATGAGAGGAGGGGTTGCATTCGAGGTATGGCAGTAACTCCTTCGGCTGAGCCTTTGTCACATGTTTTTTTTGCTGATGATTCAGTTTTATTTTGTCGAGCTACGGAGAATGAGGCGTATAATGTGAAATATTTGCTCCAACGGTATGCTGAGGGCTCCGGACAATTCATTAATCTAGATAAGAGCTCGGTACATTTTAGTGTGGGGTGTTTAACGGGGCTGAAATCTACTCTACCCCAGATTTTGGGGATTAAACATCAGGAAGGATTTGGGAAATATTTAGGTATACAAGCTGATTTTGGAGCGTCGAAGAAAAAGGTGTTTGAAGAAGTTCGGAATAAATTGGATGAACGAATTAATGGCTGGGCGGAACAATTTTTATCGGTCGCAGGTAAGGAGGTGCTAATTAAAAATGTTGCGGCGGCTTTACCTATTTATACTATGTCCTGTTTTCAACTGCCTATTCAATTGGCAAAGGAAATAGAGCAAACTATAGCGCATTTTTGGTGGAGGGATCAGAAGACGAAAAAAGGTGTTCATTGGCTTGCTTGGAAAAAGGTGGCGCAAAGGAAGATCTCTGGGGGTCTTGGCTTTAAGGACATTATTGAGTTTAATTTAGCAATGTTGGCTAAGATTGGATGGAGATTGATCTGTGCTCCGGAGTCTCTGTTGGCTAAAGTACTTAAAGCTAAGTATTATCCTACATCATCTTTCCTTGAGGCATCAGTGGGACGTGGAACTTCTTGGGGTTGGAAGGGCATTTTACAAGGGCGGAAAATTTTGAAGTCGGGTATTAGATGGCGGGTTGGTGATGGGCGCAATATTCAGGTTATTGTGGATCTTTGGTTGCCCACACCAAGAACTTTTCGGCCTTTATCAAGACATCCAGAAATGCCTCAGATGGTTGCGGACTTGGTGTCCGTTGATGGAACTTGGGAACGTGAGATCGTTCAAAGGTGTTTTACTGGTGATGAAGCACATATTATTCTGAGCATGCCGTTGAGTCGATTGGGGTGTGTTGATCGTATCATTTGGCATTATACCCTTAATGGAGTCTATTCGGTGAAGTCCGGATATTTGGTAGCCCAAGAGATGAACAGGAATGGTGAACTGGGGAGGAAAGGAGGTGGGCAATCTAGTACGACTGATACTCTGGCTTTGGTCTGGCGGGATCTTTGGAGTTTGAAGGTTCCCCCTAAACTCCGCCATTTCATATGGAGAGGATGTCGGAATATCCTTGCTGTCCGCACTAATTTGCAAAGACGAGGGGTTAGATTGAGTACGGATTGCCCGTTTTGTGCTTGTGAGGAGGAAACACAGGTTCATCTGTTTTTCAGATGTTCTTTTGCTCGTGTCTTTTGGTTTGGCTCTCCGATTCAATTAGATGTGAACGTGGTGGTGGGTGACGATTTTATGCAGTGTTGGACTTGGTTGTGTACAAAATATGGCAAGTTGGATGAGGCTTGTACGTTTATGCGTTGGGTAGTGTGTGGTTTATGGCGAATTTGGAAGTGCCGTAATAGTGTGGTGTTTGAGAAGGTTGTGGTGGAACCTACTGTGGCGCTACAGTTACTACGGCAGCAATGGATGGAGATTGTGGAATGTGATGAGGATTTTTCCTCGGACAATAGTTTTGGGTGCATTGGGGATGGCACAATTGCGAATGGGTGGGTAAAGCCTCCGTTTGGGACgataaaaataaattgtgaTGGTGCCTGGTGCAATCGTACTAGTGTGGGAGGATATGGGTGGGTTGCTAGAGATTTTGCAGGTATATTTAAAGGTGCTGGCGGTGTGGGGAAGGTGTTCTGCGGTTCTAGCTTTATGGCGGAAGCCGAGGCTCTTCGGCTGGCTGTAATGGCTGCGGTGGATAGGGGTTTTCATAGTGTTCATGTGGAAACGGATTCAAAGGTTCTTGTGGATATGGTTCATGGAAAGTTGCAACCTGATGCAACTATGGacgctattttgtgggatattaATCTTCTTCAGCAACAAGTAGTTTCTTTGACGATTAGTTACACTCCTTGTGCCTGTAATAAGGCCGCGCATCTTGTGGCAGCTTATGTCACCGGTATGGGGGGTGCGTATTCCTGGGATGATTTGGAGCCTGAGTGGTTATTTAACACTCTTGCGTCTGATGTAAACATTTTAATTCGTATTTAATACTATGTgctctttgacaaaaaaaaaaaaaagtgatattAATCAGCCTCCCCTCGTACGTCACACTTCTTACTTTCAACTTCCCGCAAAGAAAGGACTAAACAGCTCAAAACTCAAAGGCTCCAGAGACACGATAATCAAATCAAACTCTCTCTCTAGTCCCTCTCTCCAAGAAATTTCCAAAACCCTAGGGCGTCACCCTCCGGTTCCTCCCTGCACGATCCGATCCAACTATGGCCGACGAACCCTCAGTGGCACCCCCCCAATCCGGTTCGTCTCCTTCACCCTCAGCTTCCCCCCTCGGCAACTCTGTGATCCCAATAGCGAACAAGCTCCAAGACATCTTCGCGCAGCTCGGTTCCCAATCAACCATTGAGCTTCCTCAGGTGGCCGTCGTTGGCAGCCAAAGTAGCGGCAAGTCCAGCGTTCTCGAGGCCCTCGTCGGCCGTGACTTCTTGCCGCGTGGTTCTGAAATTTGCACCCGCCGCCCGCTCGTACTCCAGCTCTTGCAGACTAAGCGCAATGCTGACGGCACTGACGAGGAATATGGGGAGTTCCTGCACGTGCCTGGGAAGCGGTTCTACGACTTCTCCGAGATTCGGAGGGAAATTCAGGTGCTCTCTTTTAGATCACTTGTCTGGGTATTGTTGTTTTGCTCCTAGGAAAGTAGAGCATGTTATGCGGTCTGATTGAATTTGAATATTGTAAAAAATACACTTTTTTCCGTACAACAATGTTAGCGTGTAAATGTGATCCCCATAAAATTTATTGGGCTGCAAAGTTAGTGCAATTCTCTGAACATAATCGGTTTAGCATATCTTCCCAGTCACTAGTTTAAGCGATTACTTTTCAGCAGTTCAGTGTTAAAATGCCACCATAGAAATGGAATTTTTTACTTAAATGTAGCCCCTCAAATTGAAAGTTTTACCAGAAAGTTCGCTTCTTTTTCTGACTCTAACCCTTACCTTCATTCTGCCACCAAAATGTTATTCCAATAATTCCTACTTTTTTGAGTTTTGACATTAAGGTGCTGAGAAACTAAAATTGCTTTATAAGATTCTGCTTAGCTTTTGAACTCTCTTTCATTTACTTCTACATACCCAAGTGTGGCTATAATATAATTGAGTTATGCTTtcatttatattatttagttttcgATATGTATTCTTATAGAAATTGAAGTGAAACATGTAACCGTTGATGTGCATTTGTGAATTGAAGTATTAAGTTATgtacacacccacacacacatatatatttacaCTTGGTCTTCTGCTGCTAAATAAATTTCTATTGACATAGGccgagacagagagagaggcaGGGGGGAATAAAGGTGTCACAGACAAGCAGATACGCttgaaaatattttcaccaaatgtTCTTGATATCACTCTAGTAGATCTACCTGGTATAACAAAGGTTCCTGTTGGTGACCAACCCTCTGATATCGAAGCAAGAATTAGGACGATGATCATGTCATACATCAAAATTCCAACTTGTTTAATTCTTGCTGTTACAGCAGCAAATTCTGACTTAGCAAACTCAGATGCTCTTCAGATTGCAGGAAATGCTGATCCTGATGGTAATTTCTGCTCTTCTGCATTTGGTATTCCTGGTTAAATTGTATCTAACTAGTGCGTGCAATTTCCTATTGATAGGTCTACGGACCATAGGAGTAATCACAAAggtgtgatttttatttttaccctAGATTTCTTTTACAGGTTTAATTCATCGACACAtttgcaagatgtttattttGTGCTGATATGGTTTTGGCTCATGTTTTAATGACTTCAGTTGGATATAATGGATAGAGGTACTGATGCCCGTAATCTGTTGCTTGGAAAAGTGATTCCCCTGAGACTTGGTTATGTAGGTGTTGTGAATCGTAGTCAGGAGGTACTTTATCTTAAACTTCATAGAAGTTTGTTTATTTTCTGCTGCATGTGAGATCGTGGTAAGCTTAAATGATAGTTTAGTGCTGTGGAACAAAAATATAGAAATCGTTGTTAAGGATTCACACTTTTTTTGCTATTCCTCCCTTTTTGTTCCTTTGATCCTGTCAAAGTCATACCTAACAGGTATTTTAATTTGGTGTTGGCTTTCTTGTGTATATGCACATATGGATTATCAAATTAGGAAACTAATTTGAAAGGTTTCTGATAAGGGTGTCCTTGGAACAGGATATTATGATGAACCGAAGTATTAAGGATGCTCTTGTGGCTGAGGAGAAATTTTTCCGCAGCCGCCCAGTATGCTTACTCTTCCTTGGAATTATTTTTATCTGTTGGCATGGATTTAGAAACTCTTGTAAATAGAAATTTTCATATGATGATGTAGGTATATAATGGTCTAGCTGATCGCTGTGGTGTCCCTCAGTTGGCAAAGAAGTTGAACCAGGTCTAACATTTTTTGAACTCTTACAAACTTGTCTCATGTTTGCAACTGTTATACAACTGCATGTATACACAGGTTTCTCTCATCTCACTGGCTCTGATGCTGTTCATTTGACAGACAGACACACATATCCATTCAATCCGCTTAGACTATTGTGATTATCTGGCATTTTCTTTGTAATTTGGGCCGTTCTGGGTGGAGGTTGCTATATTAATGCAGATGGCTTATGGACTTAACCTTAGTAATTTATTTGCAGATTCTGGTGCAACATATTAAGGCTGTACTTCCGGGGCTCAAATCACGCATAAGCTCTACACTAGTTACTGTTGCCAAGGAGCATGCCAGTTACGGGGAAATCACAGAATCAAAGGTGCGCTTATTGTTAGTTAAAACTAGAGCGATCAATATGGATTATAGTATTGTACGATTAAATTTTATGTTGTAATATCTTGAGGTTATGGGATTTCTGTCCTAACCCCGATACATGACTTGTTAGTAACTTATAATCTCTGTCATGCAATCTTCTGtgctatatatataataaatgtgATGTAACTTCCATGACTGTTGCCATGCCACAAGAGTTGTAAACTTGACTGTTTTAACACTTGAATTCTATGCATAGATTACCCACTTTAATTTCTGGTGGTCTTTGTCGTGACTGATTTTTTATGCATATATAACTACATGTCTTATTTTTTGTTGCCAATAGGCTGGTCAGGGAGCTCTACTTCTTAACATTCTTTCGAAGTACTGTGAAGGTAAATATGGTTTTACCTGCTATGTGTCCTTTTGGCTTTCCTGATAAATGCTATAGATCATGTCGTTTAATTTGTATCTTTTACCTTTGTATGCATCTGTATTGTGTAGCATGTGAAACTGATGTACAGTATCTGAAATTTCTTGTTGAAAACAGCATTTTCTACAATGGTCGAGGGGAAAAATGAAGAAATGTCAACAACTGAGCTTTCTGGTGGAGCGCGAATTCActatatttttcaaaatatcTTTGTCAAGAGTTTGGAGGTTTGAACTTTGTGATACATATCTGGCTGAGATCTTTATGCTCGAATCTCTGTGAtataggattcatatagccgaccccacttagtgggaaaaggctttgttgttgttgttgttgttgttgttgtagtggaGCAGCATACAAATAACAATTACGCTTTTAAGTTGCATGTTACTTATAATACAATTGTATTGCTCTATCCTAAGCATgatttatttccttcatctccAGTAAGATGACAGCATACTGTATTGTAGTTTCAATCATATCACTTTTTAAGAAATCTGTTCTATGTTTCAATTTGTATGCCAATATGGCTTATTGGTCCATTTGGACAGTTGAGAGCACACAGATTGCAATATAAAAATTATACTATCTTTCTCTTCACCAATTAAATGGAGTAATTTTCTGGTTTGTTATTGTGAGAATGATAACTTTTAAAATCTTTAAAAGCGTAAGCAGATTTTCTCAATGTGTACACTGGTGTGACTGTTCAATGTTACATGGATACATGGGTgcttaaaattcaaattaatgcAAGTGTGctcgttttatttttttattttcatttttagctGTCTTTCTACATGGATAAAGGGTAACTTAACTGTTAAATTGTTGCAATTTAAGTTTCTTTATGATGAAAAAAATATGGCCTTTGTCCCTTTTCACAAATTTTGAAGTATATTTGTGTGTGCATTTTTATAGAGTTTAAAATGTCAGATCTGGTTATAGAGAAGTATGGTATGATGAGGTTTAAAAGCTAAATGACTGTTGTTCAGTCTTTCCCTCTTCCTAAGTTGTTTTGTGGTTGGAATAGCAGTCACCTTTATAAGCTTTGCCATCATTaaatgatatgaattgatttcattTGTAGGAGGTGGATCCATGTGAGGATCTTACAGATGATGACATTCGAACTGCCATTCAAAATGCCACCGGTCCTAGATCTGCATTATTTGTACCAGAAGTAGGTCTTATTCCTTTCTCACTTTCtgctttcttttgttaaatTCCGTACTTATGATTTAGAGgcagacttttttttttaatttaattttttatattaacatGTCCTTTCTTTCTTTAAGTCTTTTCTTTGATTTATGTGTCCTTTCTCCGTTGATCAAGTGAGTCATTTTTACTTCATGCATATAGGTTCCTTTTGAAAATCTTGTCCGGAGGCAAATAGCTCGCTTGTTAGATCCAAGCCTTCAGTGCGCTAGGTTCATATATGACGAGTTGATGAAGGTAGAAAAAGTGTAACTtggatttttatttgttttcttggttaTACACATTCAATTCTGTttccaaataatattgttttctGTTCAGATTAGCCATCGCTGCCTAGTAAGTGAATTGCAGCGATTCCCTATTCTAAGAAGGCGGATGGATGAAGTCATAGGGAACTTCCTGCGGGAAGGCCTTGAACCCTCTGAGACAATGATTGGGCATATTATTGAGATGGAGGTATGGTGGTTAAGATACTTTGCATTATAGTGGTGGTGcattatttgaattttgtttgaaagcCTTCAAATGAGGTATTGATCGacattgtttgaattttttttagtaaCCTCTCCATGAATTGAAAACTGCTGGTCACAGTTTTGTTGGGTAAACCAGCCTTCTGAAATAGTTTCTTGGGCATATAGAACTATTGGGAAAAGTGAAGTTTAGGGAATCATTATGGGCTTCACATTAATAAATTGGGGAGCTGCTGTAGGATAGCTGTTGGAGTTGTACTACATTGTAAGAGGGTGTTTTGGTCTTCTTTGAGAGTAGCTTTTCAAGTTCTGCTACTATGTTTTGTATGAAGTTTTTAACTCTTTGGTAAAATTTAGTTTCTCATAAACGAATTATAATGAGCATGTTGGATCCCAATAAGGATCCTTTGCTTTAATACAGATTTGAACTATAGCAACTTTAGAACCTGTCAGAGCATCTGTAATTGTTTCTTCCGTCTCATGTATTTTGCGAGTATATTTGGGTCTTATTGTAATTCAATTTGCAGATGGACTACATCAATACTTCACATGCAAATTTTGTTGGTGGGAGTAAGGCTGTGGAGGTTGCATTGCAACAGGTGAAATCATCTCGGATACCACTGCCTCTTTCAAGGCAAAAGGTATATGCATTAgatgtataatttttttcattgcAGTCAGTCGGTctaatttttgtgttttttaattatgtcttttatttctgttttgtgAATTAGGATGGTGTAGATTCTGATAAGGCACCAACATCTGAAAGAAGTTTGAAATCTAGAACATTTCTTGCCAGACCAGTAAATGGAATGGTGCCTGAACAGGTATGGGAAAGTTGCCCCTCATTTGAGGTTCATTATTGCAAAGCCCTATTTCTATAGTTATCACAGTTGCATGTGTAGAAACTAGAAAAAAATGCTAAATTTACTATCATTAATCACTATCAATGTTTTCAATGGTGAGCTGAATCCTAAAGCTTTCCTTGATTGGTTAGCTGCCAGGGACCACTATTTCGAATGTTATGAAATGTCTGAATCTGAAAGTTAAGTTTGCCAAGTATAAGTTGGTGGGTCAAGCTAACTTATTCGGGACCAATGTTGAACGATAAGTAGAAAGAACAGGGCAAGAAGAAAAATTGATTAAAGGAAAAATATGTTCCTTTATCTTATCAACAACACTTATTGGATCAGTGGCAAGTTCTTCGACAAAAAAGTGTGCCAGTTGCTGAATGCTAAATTTGAAGAATAGATGTTGCGATGTGTGTAAGAGAGGATCAACTAGTGCCGCTTTCTCAGAATTGATTCCTCATGAAGTGATTTTTTTAAAGAGGGCTTATCAAGTTGTTTAGAGTGTGTAATTTGAAGTAATGGTTTTAAGACTGACTTTCTTAGTTACAATGATCATGGAACAACACCTGATCTAGTTTCTAAGGATCTCAATACATCAGGTTCTATGAAGATTCAGATTCAATGAAGATTCAGAAGGGAAAGGGAGCACAATCTGATACACAAGAAGGTGGAGTTCAAAGGTTTAACTAATGTAAAGGTTATGGACATTTTGCTCTCCTTTGTCCCACAGAGGAGCAACCTAAAAATGTGTTGGCATCAAGTATTCAAAAGGCATTTGATGGAGGAAGAAGTTTATGAACCTGAAATTCCATCCCATACCGACGATGAATTTGAAGAGACTGCTCAACCAAGGATGTCGGTGGTGAGATACACATTAACTCACCCTAAGAATAATGATGATTGGAGAAGAACATCTATCTTCCCACACATGCATGGTTGGTGATAATGGAAGTTTTTAGGTTTTTAGGCTTTTGAATACTTGCAACTTCCATGTTTCCTTTAGAGACAACAAGAAGTTTTTAGGCTTTATTATTGTAAGGGTTAAAAAGCGAAAGAAGACAATTCAAGTCCTTTTAGGACTGGATTAAAACTTTTGGAGCAGGATTTTATTATTAGTTCCCTAGTTCTATGGCCAACTTGATCCTCTTCCCTAGGGATCCCAGATGAGGGAACCCTAGGAGAGCCGTTGACTCCAACTACCGTCCATGTACGATCCATACTAGATTTGACCAACTGCCCATCCTACCTCCTCTACGTTCTTGACAATGACAGCCTATCTTTGTCTCAGTAGTCTTTCAGTGGCATGTTTCGGTCCTCTTCCCCATTACTTAGAAAAAGTGAGCCATTGGTCCAGGTACAAGATACTATCATTACCACCTGGACAATTAGACATCCAACCTGTCGCAACG
This genomic interval from Malus domestica chromosome 05, GDT2T_hap1 contains the following:
- the LOC103436563 gene encoding dynamin-related protein 3A-like; this encodes MADEPSVAPPQSGSSPSPSASPLGNSVIPIANKLQDIFAQLGSQSTIELPQVAVVGSQSSGKSSVLEALVGRDFLPRGSEICTRRPLVLQLLQTKRNADGTDEEYGEFLHVPGKRFYDFSEIRREIQAETEREAGGNKGVTDKQIRLKIFSPNVLDITLVDLPGITKVPVGDQPSDIEARIRTMIMSYIKIPTCLILAVTAANSDLANSDALQIAGNADPDGLRTIGVITKLDIMDRGTDARNLLLGKVIPLRLGYVGVVNRSQEDIMMNRSIKDALVAEEKFFRSRPVYNGLADRCGVPQLAKKLNQILVQHIKAVLPGLKSRISSTLVTVAKEHASYGEITESKAGQGALLLNILSKYCEAFSTMVEGKNEEMSTTELSGGARIHYIFQNIFVKSLEEVDPCEDLTDDDIRTAIQNATGPRSALFVPEVPFENLVRRQIARLLDPSLQCARFIYDELMKISHRCLVSELQRFPILRRRMDEVIGNFLREGLEPSETMIGHIIEMEMDYINTSHANFVGGSKAVEVALQQVKSSRIPLPLSRQKDGVDSDKAPTSERSLKSRTFLARPVNGMVPEQGARPVADNERVASSGNILGGSTGSSWGISSIFGGNDNRTPAKESLINKPYNEPINNIEQAVSMIHLSEPPTILRPTESHSEQETIEIAVTKLLLRSYYDIVRKNIEDSVPKAIMHFLVNHTKRELHNVFIKKLYRENLFEEMLQEPDEVAMKRKRTRETLRVLQQAFRTLDELPLEADTVEKGYSLGADPTGLPKIHGLPTSSLYNTSSSHDSYSSSPKNTKSRKSSHSGELHSPFYSNADSNGSGRMYMPGLYPTVDP